TTCTCCCGCGAGCTGGCTCGCGAACGTTGCTTGAGCTCCAGCGCGTAGTCGATCGCGGCCTCGGAGGACCAGCGGTACCCGCGGTCGAAGGCGTCGTTGTACTCCTCGGAGCCGAGGACCTGTCTCGTGGCGAGCAGATGACTCCGGTGCTCCTCGGCGAAGGCGGCGTAGAGATTGGGGGTGGAACGTGCCGACTCCCAGGCTCCGCCCGCCGCCCCGAACAGCCGGGCCGCGCGTTTGTCGTCCCCGCGGCGGTGCGCTGCCCAGGCCATGGTGTCCATGCTGAAGGCGATGGCCAGGCGGTTGTCCAGCCTGCGCTGCAGGCCCAGCGCTTCCTTGAGGGCAGAGTCGGCCCGTTCGGGATTGTCGACCGTGATCTTGAGGTACCCGATCGCCCACAGCGTCCAGGAACGCCAGTAGATCTCGCCTCGCCCCGTGGTGATCGCCAGCGCGTCGTCGAGAAGTTCCAGCCCGTGCTGTCTCCGCCCGCCCAGCGTGTGGGCAAGCCCGAGCCCGATCAGCGCGAACAGTTCGCCCTGCGGATCGACGTGGCGCCGGAAGGCGGTCAGCGCTCCCTGGAGGAGCCGGGTGGCCGTGTCCGTTTCCTGCTCGAACAGCGCCGCCATGCCGTACACCTGGGTCAGATGGGCGCGTTCGAGGGCGGCGTCGTCGTCCTCGATCGTGGTGGTGGCGGTGTCCAGCGAACGTCGGGCCACGGAGACGTCTCCGTGCAGCAGGGTGAACCAGGCACTGGCGGCGAGTGCGGCGGCCCTGTCCCGCCTGGCGTGTTCCGTGCCGGTCAGCGCCAGCGTCCTGTCCAGCCAGTGTCGGGCCTCCGAATGCAGACCGCGCAGTTGCCAGTAGCGTCCCAGCCCGATGGCCAGGCGCAGCGCGAAGGACGGGTCATCTGCCGCCCTTTCGGGGGTGCTCGCCAGATGCAGTGCCGTACGCAGGTTCGCCTGCTCCATACGCAGCCGCCGCACCCATTCGACCTGCTCGGCACCGAGCCACTCGGCCGAGAACCGCGCCACGATGTCGCCGTACCACTGCCGGTGCCGTTCCTCGGTTCCGGAGCGCTCACCCGCAGCGGTCAGCTTTTCCAGGCCGTACTCGCGTAACGCGTGGGGGAGCCGGTAGCGGCTCGGGCCGTCGTGATCGGAGTCGCGCAGCAGGATCGACTTGTCCACCAACGAGTGGACGAGTGTCGCGACGTTTCCGCGGTCCGCGGTGTCGCCGAGAACGTGTTCGGCCGCTTCCAGGTCGAAGCTGCCCGCGAACACCGACAGGTGAGCCCACGCCCTGCGGTCCTGCTCGGTGCACAGGTCGTAGCTCCAGTCGATCAGGGCCCGCAGCGTCCGCTGTCGTTGTGGAGCTCCGCGCCGTCCCTCGCTGAGCAGCTCGTACCGCTCGTTGAGGCGTTGCTCGAGCTGTTCGGGGGACAGGGAGCGGAGCCGCACCACGGCCAGTTCGATGGCGAGGGGGTTGCCGTCGAGTCGCTGGCACAGGCGCATCAGCACGGGGGCATTGTCCGGAGTCACCTCGAACTCGGGGACCACGGCGCGGGCCCGGTCGGCGAACAGCCTTACGGCGGCGTACTGCTCGTACGCCTCCGGAGCGGGCAGTTGCTCCGGATCGGGGGCTTGCAGCGGGGGGACGACCAGCGTGCTCTCCCCGGCGATACCGAGGGAGTGCCTGCTGGTGGCGAGCACGCGCACCCCGGGGCAGGAGCGTACGAGGGCGTCCACGAGCTCGGCGCAGGCCTCCACGAGGTGTTCGCAGTTGTCCACGACGAGCAGCGTTTCGCGTTCACGGAAGTACTCGACGATGTCGTCGGTCTCCGTCCCCCCGGAGTACTCCGGGATGTTGAGCTGTTCCACCACGGTGGCGGGCAGCAGTTCCGGATCGTTCAGGTCGCCGAGATCGACCTGCCACACCTTGTCCCGGAACGATTTGCGCGCGCCCGTCGCGACGCGCAGCGCCAACCTGCTCTTGCCGATCCCCCCTGGTCCGGTGAGCGT
This genomic stretch from Actinopolyspora halophila DSM 43834 harbors:
- a CDS encoding ATP-binding protein; amino-acid sequence: MDVDSPARARSRTAGGNLPAEVTSFVGRRREITLTKRLLAESRVVTLTGPGGIGKSRLALRVATGARKSFRDKVWQVDLGDLNDPELLPATVVEQLNIPEYSGGTETDDIVEYFRERETLLVVDNCEHLVEACAELVDALVRSCPGVRVLATSRHSLGIAGESTLVVPPLQAPDPEQLPAPEAYEQYAAVRLFADRARAVVPEFEVTPDNAPVLMRLCQRLDGNPLAIELAVVRLRSLSPEQLEQRLNERYELLSEGRRGAPQRQRTLRALIDWSYDLCTEQDRRAWAHLSVFAGSFDLEAAEHVLGDTADRGNVATLVHSLVDKSILLRDSDHDGPSRYRLPHALREYGLEKLTAAGERSGTEERHRQWYGDIVARFSAEWLGAEQVEWVRRLRMEQANLRTALHLASTPERAADDPSFALRLAIGLGRYWQLRGLHSEARHWLDRTLALTGTEHARRDRAAALAASAWFTLLHGDVSVARRSLDTATTTIEDDDAALERAHLTQVYGMAALFEQETDTATRLLQGALTAFRRHVDPQGELFALIGLGLAHTLGGRRQHGLELLDDALAITTGRGEIYWRSWTLWAIGYLKITVDNPERADSALKEALGLQRRLDNRLAIAFSMDTMAWAAHRRGDDKRAARLFGAAGGAWESARSTPNLYAAFAEEHRSHLLATRQVLGSEEYNDAFDRGYRWSSEAAIDYALELKQRSRASSRENVHPMPLTSREREIAQLVAQGRTNKEIAERLVIALRTVEGHVQHILTKLDFTSRAQIAGWVAGQQSEQS